In a genomic window of Aquila chrysaetos chrysaetos chromosome Z, bAquChr1.4, whole genome shotgun sequence:
- the PDE4D gene encoding cAMP-specific 3',5'-cyclic phosphodiesterase 4D isoform X8, with product MASNKFKRMLNRELTHLSEMSRSGNQVSEYISNTFLDKQHEVEIPSPTQKEKEKKKRPMSQISGVKKLMHSSSLTNSSIPRFGVKTDQEDVLAKELEDVNKWGLQVFRVAELSGNRPLTVIMHTIFQERDLLKTFKIPVDTLITYLMTLEDHYHADVAYHNNIHAADVVQSTHVLLSTPALEAVFTDLEILAAIFASAIHDVDHPGVSNQFLINTNSELALMYNDSSVLENHHLAVGFKLLQEENCDIFQNLTKKQRQSLRKMVIDIVLATDMSKHMNLLADLKTMVETKKVTSSGVLLLDNYSDRIQVLQNMVHCADLSNPTKPLHLYRQWTDRIMEEFFRQGDRERERGMEISPMCDKHNASVEKSQVGFIDYIVHPLWETWADLVHPDAQDILDTLEDNREWYQSTIPQSPSPAPDDQEEGRQGQTEKFQFELTLEEDGESDTEKDSGSQVEEDTSCSDSKTLCTQDSESTEIPLDEQVGEEVEEEENQTEPCVVEDHSPDT from the exons ACAAACAACATGAAGTTGAAATCCCTTCTCCAAcgcagaaagagaaagagaaaaagaagaggccAATGTCCCAGATCAGTGGAGTCAAAAAACTGATGCACAGCTCCAGCCTAACTAATTCCAGTATTCCCAGATTTGGAGTTAAAACAGACCAAGAAGATGTTCTTGCCAAG GAACTAGAAGATGTGAACAAATGGGGCCTTCAGGTTTTCAGAGTAGCAGAGTTATCTGGAAACAGACCTCTGACAGTCATCATGCACACCATTTTTCAG GAACGGGActtgttaaaaacatttaagattCCAGTTGATACTTTAATAACTTACTTGATGACCCTAGAAGACCATTACCATGCAGATGTGGCATATCACAATAACATACATGCTGCAGATGTTGTTCAGTCAACTCATGTCCTGCTATCAACCCCAGCATTAGAG GCAGTGTTCACTGATTTGGAGATTCTTGCTGCAATTTTTGCCAGTGCAATACATGATGTAGATCATCCTGGGGTTTCAAACCAGTTTCTTATCAACACAA ATTCTGAACTCGCCTTGATGTACAATGACTCATCAGTACTGGAGAATCATCACTTAGCTGTGGGCTTCaagctgctgcaggaagaaaattgtGACATTTTCCAGAATTTGACCAAAAAACAGAGGCAATCATTGAGGAAAATGGTCATTGACATT gTACTTGCAACAGACATGTCTAAGCATATGAATCTGTTGGCTGATTTGAAGACTATGGTTGAAACCAAAAAAGTGACCAGTTCTGGTGTCCTGCTTCTTGATAACTATTCAGACAGGATTCAG GTTCTTCAGAATATGGTGCACTGTGCAGATCTAAGCAATCCAACCAAGCCACTCCATCTCTACCGCCAATGGACAGACAGAATAATGGAGGAGTTTTTCCGTCAAGGAGATCGCGAAAGAGAGAGGGGAATGGAGATAAGTCCCATGTGTGATAAGCACAATGCATCTGTAGAAAAATCACAG gtGGGTTTCATAGACTACATTGTTCATCCTCTGTGGGAGACGTGGGCAGATCTTGTTCACCCAGATGCCCAGGATATCTTAGATACACTGGAGGACAATCGAGAATGGTACCAGAGCACAATCCCTCAAAGTCCCTCTCCTGCACCTGATGACCAGGAAGAGGGTAGGCAGGGCCAAACTGAAAAATTCCAGTTTGAGCTAACACTGGAGGAAGATGGTGAGTCAGACACCGAAAAAGACAGTGGAAGTCAAGTAGAAGAAGACACCAGCTGCAGTGACTCCAAGACTCTTTGCACCCAGGATTCAGAATCCACTGAAATTCCTCTTGATGAGCAAGTAGGGGAAGAAGTAGAAGAAGAGGAGAATCAGACAGAGCCTTGTGTGGTAGAAGACCATTCTCCTGACACGTAA
- the PDE4D gene encoding cAMP-specific 3',5'-cyclic phosphodiesterase 4D isoform X7 produces MPEANYLLSVSWGYIKFKRMLNRELTHLSEMSRSGNQVSEYISNTFLDKQHEVEIPSPTQKEKEKKKRPMSQISGVKKLMHSSSLTNSSIPRFGVKTDQEDVLAKELEDVNKWGLQVFRVAELSGNRPLTVIMHTIFQERDLLKTFKIPVDTLITYLMTLEDHYHADVAYHNNIHAADVVQSTHVLLSTPALEAVFTDLEILAAIFASAIHDVDHPGVSNQFLINTNSELALMYNDSSVLENHHLAVGFKLLQEENCDIFQNLTKKQRQSLRKMVIDIVLATDMSKHMNLLADLKTMVETKKVTSSGVLLLDNYSDRIQVLQNMVHCADLSNPTKPLHLYRQWTDRIMEEFFRQGDRERERGMEISPMCDKHNASVEKSQVGFIDYIVHPLWETWADLVHPDAQDILDTLEDNREWYQSTIPQSPSPAPDDQEEGRQGQTEKFQFELTLEEDGESDTEKDSGSQVEEDTSCSDSKTLCTQDSESTEIPLDEQVGEEVEEEENQTEPCVVEDHSPDT; encoded by the exons ACAAACAACATGAAGTTGAAATCCCTTCTCCAAcgcagaaagagaaagagaaaaagaagaggccAATGTCCCAGATCAGTGGAGTCAAAAAACTGATGCACAGCTCCAGCCTAACTAATTCCAGTATTCCCAGATTTGGAGTTAAAACAGACCAAGAAGATGTTCTTGCCAAG GAACTAGAAGATGTGAACAAATGGGGCCTTCAGGTTTTCAGAGTAGCAGAGTTATCTGGAAACAGACCTCTGACAGTCATCATGCACACCATTTTTCAG GAACGGGActtgttaaaaacatttaagattCCAGTTGATACTTTAATAACTTACTTGATGACCCTAGAAGACCATTACCATGCAGATGTGGCATATCACAATAACATACATGCTGCAGATGTTGTTCAGTCAACTCATGTCCTGCTATCAACCCCAGCATTAGAG GCAGTGTTCACTGATTTGGAGATTCTTGCTGCAATTTTTGCCAGTGCAATACATGATGTAGATCATCCTGGGGTTTCAAACCAGTTTCTTATCAACACAA ATTCTGAACTCGCCTTGATGTACAATGACTCATCAGTACTGGAGAATCATCACTTAGCTGTGGGCTTCaagctgctgcaggaagaaaattgtGACATTTTCCAGAATTTGACCAAAAAACAGAGGCAATCATTGAGGAAAATGGTCATTGACATT gTACTTGCAACAGACATGTCTAAGCATATGAATCTGTTGGCTGATTTGAAGACTATGGTTGAAACCAAAAAAGTGACCAGTTCTGGTGTCCTGCTTCTTGATAACTATTCAGACAGGATTCAG GTTCTTCAGAATATGGTGCACTGTGCAGATCTAAGCAATCCAACCAAGCCACTCCATCTCTACCGCCAATGGACAGACAGAATAATGGAGGAGTTTTTCCGTCAAGGAGATCGCGAAAGAGAGAGGGGAATGGAGATAAGTCCCATGTGTGATAAGCACAATGCATCTGTAGAAAAATCACAG gtGGGTTTCATAGACTACATTGTTCATCCTCTGTGGGAGACGTGGGCAGATCTTGTTCACCCAGATGCCCAGGATATCTTAGATACACTGGAGGACAATCGAGAATGGTACCAGAGCACAATCCCTCAAAGTCCCTCTCCTGCACCTGATGACCAGGAAGAGGGTAGGCAGGGCCAAACTGAAAAATTCCAGTTTGAGCTAACACTGGAGGAAGATGGTGAGTCAGACACCGAAAAAGACAGTGGAAGTCAAGTAGAAGAAGACACCAGCTGCAGTGACTCCAAGACTCTTTGCACCCAGGATTCAGAATCCACTGAAATTCCTCTTGATGAGCAAGTAGGGGAAGAAGTAGAAGAAGAGGAGAATCAGACAGAGCCTTGTGTGGTAGAAGACCATTCTCCTGACACGTAA